One stretch of Kiritimatiellaceae bacterium DNA includes these proteins:
- a CDS encoding HlyD family efflux transporter periplasmic adaptor subunit, translating into MKKTIFVFIVLSLAGGGFWFYTAHKKKAASAAEAQKFVPAKVELKTLRRVVESTGEIRPDNRLEVKSPISGRLEELLVNEGDMVQKGQIVAWISSTERATLLDTARAKGEDEVKYWEQVYKAAPLVAPLSGTVIVRTLEPGQTVSSANAVIVIADRLIIVGQVDETDIGAIFPGQHVNVQLDAYPDAAFEGSVSRIAYDSKMVSNVTMYEVDVSPENLPAFARSGMTATLTFLVEEHKDVPAVPTAALEYRKGKSFVRLPAKDGKEPESRPVKTGLSQNAFTEITKGLAAGEEVLIPQVVRKKGSGANPFMPGGSSTGSRPQGGGSPPTRSQGGSPSRSGAQ; encoded by the coding sequence ATGAAGAAAACCATTTTTGTTTTTATCGTGCTCTCACTGGCTGGTGGCGGATTCTGGTTTTACACAGCGCACAAAAAAAAGGCCGCCAGCGCCGCTGAAGCACAAAAATTTGTGCCTGCCAAAGTGGAACTGAAAACACTTCGCCGCGTCGTTGAAAGTACTGGCGAGATCCGTCCGGACAACCGGCTGGAAGTCAAATCACCGATATCGGGCCGCCTCGAAGAACTGCTCGTGAACGAAGGCGACATGGTTCAAAAAGGTCAGATCGTTGCATGGATCAGCTCAACCGAGCGCGCCACCCTGCTTGACACCGCCCGCGCCAAAGGCGAGGACGAGGTAAAATACTGGGAGCAGGTTTACAAAGCCGCTCCGCTGGTCGCCCCGCTCAGCGGCACAGTCATTGTCCGCACGCTGGAGCCCGGACAAACTGTATCGTCCGCTAATGCCGTTATTGTGATTGCCGACCGGCTGATTATTGTCGGACAGGTGGACGAAACCGATATTGGCGCGATTTTCCCCGGCCAGCATGTGAACGTACAGCTCGATGCCTATCCGGATGCCGCATTTGAAGGCTCCGTCAGCCGCATCGCCTACGATTCAAAAATGGTCAGCAATGTCACGATGTACGAAGTGGACGTCTCTCCGGAAAATCTGCCGGCCTTCGCCCGCAGCGGGATGACCGCCACGCTGACTTTCCTGGTGGAAGAACATAAAGATGTCCCGGCGGTTCCGACCGCCGCGCTTGAATACCGAAAAGGAAAATCGTTTGTTCGCCTGCCCGCCAAAGACGGCAAAGAGCCGGAGTCTCGTCCGGTTAAAACCGGCCTCAGTCAAAACGCTTTCACCGAAATCACCAAAGGCCTTGCGGCTGGCGAGGAAGTTCTGATTCCGCAAGTCGTTCGCAAAAAAGGGAGTGGGGCCAACCCGTTCATGCCCGGCGGATCATCAACCGGCTCCCGCCCGCAAGGCGGCGGCTCACCGCCGACGCGTTCGCAAGGGGGAAGTCCCAGCCGCTCCGGAGCTCAATAA
- a CDS encoding four helix bundle protein yields the protein MAVQNIKELEVYKKSYRLAMIFFEVSKRFPAEERYALISQGRRSSRSVPMNLREAWAKRRYAAHFVSKLTDCDGENSETDTSLDFARDCGYITIDEHADMTALNHEIGKMLGAMIKEPEKFLLTPDS from the coding sequence ATGGCTGTGCAGAACATCAAAGAGCTGGAGGTGTACAAGAAGTCCTATCGGCTGGCCATGATCTTCTTTGAAGTCAGCAAGCGTTTTCCTGCAGAAGAGCGGTATGCGCTGATCAGTCAGGGACGCCGGTCATCGCGCTCGGTTCCAATGAATTTAAGAGAAGCGTGGGCCAAGCGCCGCTATGCGGCACATTTCGTGAGCAAGCTTACAGATTGTGATGGTGAGAATTCTGAAACGGACACGTCTCTGGATTTTGCCCGTGATTGCGGCTATATCACGATCGATGAACATGCGGACATGACGGCGTTGAACCATGAAATAGGAAAGATGCTTGGTGCCATGATCAAGGAACCGGAGAAATTCTTACTGACTCCTGACTCTTGA
- a CDS encoding TolC family protein — MLPKFHRFPVVAALLLLAGALYADDALTWQDCFSRTVENNIDLGVGRLKLKEAEAALKSQQSVYYPDLTAKAGRSVGGSKPESSDGWNNTDSLSASLNASYTIFDGFGNRARVTKTEAELYAEKANFDQTRSNVEYALRKAFSDQLYAQELLDLVKNIASRRADSVRLVEMRYQGGRENKGSLMLKQAQLADALYSVGETERALELARRRLAGLMKQTKFSDFAVAGELSTNPPPTGVSLDELARQTPSYHSAEANMKAAEQGFIITRSARFPQVTASASLNGSGETEIKNKSWQTGIAVSLPLFTGGKLSQDIIISGLKREQSKLDAENTILTLLNNLQTAINTYRDRYAALSVQKAQLDAADMRATVARAQYQQGLISFQDWDTIENSLITAQRSWLSSRRAADQAEAAWQNAMGISGIR, encoded by the coding sequence ATGTTGCCAAAGTTCCATCGTTTCCCTGTGGTAGCGGCCCTGCTTTTACTGGCGGGTGCGCTCTATGCCGATGATGCACTGACCTGGCAGGACTGTTTCAGTCGGACCGTGGAGAACAATATTGATCTCGGAGTCGGCCGGTTAAAACTGAAAGAGGCGGAAGCCGCGCTCAAGTCGCAGCAATCGGTTTATTATCCCGACTTAACTGCCAAAGCAGGCCGGTCAGTCGGCGGAAGCAAGCCGGAGAGTTCCGACGGCTGGAACAACACCGACAGTCTGTCGGCTTCACTTAACGCCAGCTATACGATCTTTGACGGGTTCGGCAACCGCGCCCGGGTGACTAAAACCGAGGCGGAACTTTACGCCGAAAAAGCCAACTTCGATCAAACCCGCTCGAATGTTGAGTATGCCTTGCGCAAAGCTTTTTCAGATCAGCTCTACGCACAGGAACTGCTCGATCTGGTGAAAAATATCGCGTCGCGTCGCGCTGACAGTGTGCGGCTGGTTGAAATGCGCTATCAAGGCGGCCGCGAAAACAAAGGTTCGCTGATGCTGAAACAGGCACAGCTCGCGGACGCGCTTTACAGTGTCGGAGAAACGGAGCGGGCGCTGGAACTGGCCCGCCGCCGTCTGGCAGGCCTGATGAAGCAAACTAAGTTTTCTGATTTCGCGGTCGCCGGAGAGTTAAGCACAAACCCGCCGCCGACAGGAGTGTCGCTGGATGAACTGGCGCGGCAGACGCCGTCGTATCATTCAGCTGAAGCCAACATGAAAGCCGCTGAACAGGGCTTTATCATCACACGCAGCGCCCGCTTTCCGCAGGTCACGGCCTCCGCCAGCCTGAACGGCTCCGGTGAAACGGAGATTAAAAACAAAAGCTGGCAGACCGGCATCGCCGTTTCCCTGCCGCTCTTTACCGGCGGAAAGCTTTCGCAGGACATCATCATTTCCGGCCTGAAACGCGAGCAGTCAAAACTGGATGCTGAGAATACGATACTGACTCTGCTGAATAATCTGCAGACCGCGATCAACACCTACCGCGACCGTTACGCCGCCCTGAGTGTGCAGAAAGCACAGTTGGATGCGGCGGATATGCGGGCAACGGTGGCAAGAGCGCAGTACCAGCAGGGGCTGATCAGCTTTCAGGACTGGGATACGATTGAAAATTCTTTAATCACGGCCCAGCGCAGCTGGCTGTCGAGCCGGCGGGCGGCCGATCAGGCGGAAGCCGCCTGGCAGAACGCGATGGGAATTTCAGGGATCAGGTAA
- a CDS encoding uracil-DNA glycosylase has product MADIRQFANNLQDFLEYKKEEGFQTLDVSPETLAAIRSQKSGVRGQESGNRSQGSVPNSAPRPVPVATATPQSSLRVTGKTLDEIAGQIRVCSACPLQASRKNTVPGEGNPNRPDILFVGEGPGADEDDQGRPFVGAAGQLLDKMIEAMGYKRSEVFIANIVKCRPPGNRVPLPEEMNACVPYLKAQIALIKPKIIVALGKTAVQGLLQEDVAITKFRGTWCRYEGIDLMPTYHPAYLLRSPGKKGEAWADLKAVLTKLGKEAPPKKV; this is encoded by the coding sequence ATGGCCGATATCAGACAGTTTGCGAACAACCTTCAGGACTTCCTTGAATATAAAAAAGAGGAAGGCTTCCAAACGCTGGACGTTTCGCCGGAAACACTGGCCGCAATCAGAAGTCAGAAGTCAGGGGTCAGGGGTCAGGAGTCAGGGAACAGGAGTCAGGGGTCAGTCCCGAATTCTGCGCCGCGTCCCGTTCCGGTCGCAACAGCAACTCCGCAAAGCAGTCTTCGCGTCACCGGAAAAACACTCGACGAAATCGCCGGGCAAATCCGCGTCTGCTCCGCCTGCCCGCTTCAGGCCTCGCGCAAAAATACGGTGCCCGGCGAAGGCAACCCGAACCGGCCCGACATACTGTTCGTCGGCGAAGGCCCCGGCGCGGACGAAGACGATCAAGGCCGACCGTTCGTCGGCGCGGCGGGCCAGCTGCTCGACAAAATGATTGAGGCGATGGGCTACAAACGTTCCGAGGTTTTTATCGCCAACATCGTCAAATGCCGCCCTCCCGGCAACCGCGTTCCGCTGCCGGAAGAAATGAACGCCTGCGTTCCGTATCTCAAAGCGCAGATCGCGCTCATCAAACCAAAAATCATCGTCGCGCTCGGCAAAACCGCCGTTCAGGGACTGCTTCAGGAAGATGTCGCCATCACCAAATTCCGCGGAACGTGGTGCCGGTACGAAGGCATCGACCTCATGCCGACCTACCATCCCGCCTACCTGCTCCGCTCGCCCGGGAAAAAAGGCGAAGCGTGGGCCGACCTCAAAGCCGTCCTCACAAAACTCGGCAAGGAAGCCCCGCCGAAAAAAGTATAA
- the menA gene encoding 1,4-dihydroxy-2-naphthoate octaprenyltransferase — protein MTNTGITFRIWWRALRAYSFTATIIPVVCAFLSARAQGLPVVWMMFPLMLYCALLLHAGVNLLNDYYDFVLGFDTAEARGSSGLLTGGVVKPEYMLRWGRFYLFTGAAAGLLLAAACGWPLLFMGVAGLTGAWFYSHRKGYKYKGLGEPFVFILMGPLLFYGAFYAAAGTVTADAFWPALSCGCLVTAILLVNNLRDIQMDKQAGFKTLPMRLGAERTKKLYVVFVVIAFCATSAAGTVLPWLSLPLAVKQIYRVFTASELNLDLADAPQKTAALYLVFGVLLAAGLTL, from the coding sequence ATGACGAATACTGGCATAACGTTTAGAATCTGGTGGCGCGCACTGCGCGCCTATTCGTTTACCGCCACCATCATTCCGGTGGTCTGCGCTTTTCTGTCGGCCCGCGCCCAAGGACTGCCGGTAGTGTGGATGATGTTTCCGCTGATGCTTTACTGCGCGCTGCTGCTGCACGCCGGAGTCAATCTGCTGAACGACTACTACGATTTCGTGCTCGGCTTCGACACCGCTGAAGCGCGCGGTTCAAGCGGACTGCTGACGGGAGGCGTCGTTAAGCCGGAATACATGCTTCGCTGGGGCCGATTCTATCTTTTCACCGGCGCGGCGGCGGGTCTTCTGCTCGCGGCGGCATGCGGCTGGCCGTTGCTGTTCATGGGTGTCGCCGGACTGACGGGCGCGTGGTTTTATTCGCACCGCAAAGGCTATAAATACAAAGGACTCGGCGAACCGTTCGTTTTTATTCTGATGGGGCCGTTGCTTTTCTACGGCGCGTTTTACGCCGCCGCTGGAACCGTGACCGCTGACGCGTTCTGGCCCGCGCTTTCCTGCGGCTGTCTGGTGACCGCCATTCTGCTGGTGAATAATCTGCGCGACATCCAGATGGATAAGCAGGCGGGGTTTAAAACGCTTCCGATGCGACTCGGTGCGGAGCGGACAAAAAAACTGTACGTCGTTTTCGTCGTCATCGCTTTTTGCGCAACGAGTGCCGCCGGAACCGTTCTGCCGTGGCTGAGTCTGCCGCTCGCGGTGAAGCAGATATACCGCGTGTTCACCGCTTCAGAACTGAATCTCGATCTGGCCGACGCGCCGCAAAAAACCGCCGCGCTCTATCTGGTCTTCGGCGTACTTCTCGCCGCCGGACTGACGCTTTGA